The Acidobacteriota bacterium genome window below encodes:
- a CDS encoding RidA family protein: protein MKNTRLFLAGIVVGILLCAVIAGFTVFGQRQARRIINLPTRNPQLPFSDGVMVGNTLYLAGRLGTDPKTSQIPADVDQEIKFLLDGFKDVLTAAGMTPDDLVTVTLYCPDLTLYDKFNATYRTYFKKDFPARAFIGSGPLLRGAHFEIQGIAAK, encoded by the coding sequence ATGAAAAACACTCGCCTTTTTCTCGCTGGCATTGTTGTCGGCATTTTGCTCTGCGCCGTCATTGCAGGCTTCACAGTTTTTGGCCAACGACAGGCTCGGCGCATTATCAATCTGCCAACGCGCAACCCGCAGCTTCCGTTCAGCGATGGCGTAATGGTTGGCAACACGTTGTATCTGGCCGGCAGATTGGGAACCGATCCGAAAACCAGCCAGATTCCCGCCGATGTGGATCAGGAAATCAAATTTCTGTTAGATGGATTCAAAGACGTGCTGACGGCAGCCGGAATGACGCCGGATGATCTGGTGACGGTGACGTTGTATTGCCCGGATTTGACGCTGTACGACAAATTCAACGCCACGTATCGTACGTATTTCAAAAAAGACTTCCCTGCACGCGCTTTCATTGGCTCCGGGCCGCTGCTGCGCGGCGCACACTTCGAGATTCAAGGTATCGCCGCCAAGTAA